Proteins encoded together in one Bombyx mori chromosome 24, ASM3026992v2 window:
- the LOC101738386 gene encoding uncharacterized protein LOC101738386 translates to MGLVNSKDFLKKKVDEATSNSSLSNLRYVITEKPKWKVFKKREAVAIPAYTALKPLKGCPCGNSGPCKQKVTPKGVTIHYPQKKKKFSAFGTKSRRNIPGKTEKGPYAPNQRVTPNVKVIRPRKFPTWRLDKISYNTYRTPVITPRTYR, encoded by the exons ATGGGTCTGGTCAATAGTAAAGACTTCCTAAAAAAGAAGGTCGATGAGGCCACAAGTAACTCAAG TTTATCAAATCTACGTTACGTAATAACCGAGAAACCGAAATGGAAAGTTTTCAAGAAGAGAGA AGCTGTAGCAATCCCGGCGTACACAGCCTTGAAGCCTTTGAAAGGTTGTCCGTGTGGTAACAGCGGTCCTTGCAAACAAAAAGTCACGCCCAAAGGAGTCACAATACATTATCCGCAGAA AAAAAAGAAATTTTCCGCATTCGGCACAAAATCTAGACGGAACATACCGGGGAAAACTGAAAAAGGACCATACGCACCAAA TCAAAGGGTCACTCCCAATGTCAAAGTGATTCGACCTAGAAAATTCCCTACGTGGAGACTCGATAAGATTTCTTATAACACCTACAG aACACCAGTCATTACTCCGAGGACGTATCGTTAA